The Klebsiella quasivariicola region TGGCCCTCCGCCAGGGCGGCCTGGTGTTGCAAAACTACCGCCTGATCGACGCCACGCTGTACGTGACGCTGGAGCCCTGCGTCATGTGCGCTGGGGCGATGGTGCACAGCCGTATCGCCCGCCTGGTCTTTGGCGCCAGGGATGCGAAGACCGGCGCCGCCGGGTCGCTGATAGATATTCTGCACCACCCGGGAATGAATCATCGGGTTGAGATTAGCGAAGGCGTGCTGGCTGAGTCCTGCGCTTCAATGTTGAGCGACTTTTTCCGCTGGCGACGGGCAGAGAAGAAGGCGCTGAAGAAGGCCCGGGAGCAGCAAGGAGAGAATTAGTACGGATGGCCGGGGAGCTTTAACCGGGCATTATCCAGCTGTTTATCGGCGCGAAACTTGAAAAAGGGCAGGGTCGTTTCCTGCGGTTGTTCAAGCTCATGCGGGAGCACGGCCGGATAATCCTCCGCCAGGGCCAGCGTTTGCTGCTGCTGGCGCTCCTTCTCTGACAAATAGCCGACAAGGCTAATCTGATATTTGCGGATGTTTTCCACGTAGGCGTAGGCCTCATGGCCGCGGGCATAGCCGTATTTAAGTTTGCTGTAATAAGGCTTCTGGCTCAGCAACGGTAAACGCAGCTTAACGTCCGCCCAGCTGTTAGGGTTGCCTTTCTGTTTGCGGGTGAGCGCCATGGCGTCCAGCATATGGGCATAGCCCATATTGTAAGCGGCCAGCGCAAACCAGATGCGTTCGTCTTTCGGGATCGAATCCGGGACTTTATCCATCATATCCTGCAGGTAGCGCATGCCACCGTCGATACTCTGCGCCGCATCGGTGCGGTCTGTCAGCCCCAGGCTTTGTGCGGTATTGCGTGTCAGCATCATCATGCCGCGCACCCCGGTGGGGGAGGTGGCCTGTGGATCCCAGTGGGACTCCTGCCAGGCAATCGCGGCCAGCAGGCGCCAGTCAA contains the following coding sequences:
- the tadA gene encoding tRNA adenosine(34) deaminase TadA, coding for MSDLELNDEYWMRHALTLAKRAWEEGEVPVGAVLVHNNQVIGEGWNRPIGRHDPTAHAEIMALRQGGLVLQNYRLIDATLYVTLEPCVMCAGAMVHSRIARLVFGARDAKTGAAGSLIDILHHPGMNHRVEISEGVLAESCASMLSDFFRWRRAEKKALKKAREQQGEN